The genomic window ACGACGCGCCGGGTAGTCGGGGTTGACGTGGTCGAAATCGATGCGCGCGGTGACGGTGGCTGGCGGCTCGAATCCCGCCGGCATGTGCGCAGCCGTACCCGACGTCAGCGCCCGCATCAGCATCGTCTTGCCCACGCCGCCGCCACCGAGATAGTGCAGTCCCCACACCGTGTCGGGACCATCGACGAGATCGCGGAACGCGGCAAACAGCGCCTCGCGCGGCAGGTAGTCGTGCAGTATCGCGCGATCGATGCGCTGGCGATCGAACAGCGCGAGACGTCGCACCGCGCGCTGGTGGAGCGTGGTGGCTTCGCCGGGTACGACTTCGGCCACGCGCTGCACGGCCTCGATCCACAACCACGCCTCGTCGGGACGCCCATCGGACAACGCCGTATCGAGCGCGCGTTCGAACACCGGCCCGAGCGACGGCGGAGTGGCCGTCGCATGCGCCGCCACGACGGCCCAGCGCCACGTCGCCACGGGCACGCGCCCATCGTCTGGCTGCGCCATGATGCGGCGCGCGATGGTGCCGGCCAGCTCGGCCAGCGCGTGCTGACCATCGTCGGCCACGATCCGGGACAACCACGAAGGGCGGGCGTGACGCGGCACCCAGAAGAGGTGCTGTGCCGGCCTCACCTGGCCGGTCTCATCGATCGCCAGCGGTGCCTGCGTCGTTTCGACGAGCCCCTCGTTCTGCCACGCCGCCAACACCGCCGCGATGCGACGCTCGTCCCAGCCGGGCATGCTGCAGCGCCGCGCGAGCGACGGCGTCCAGACGGGCACGAGACACAGCCACCTGATGGTCGCGGGGTCGAGGTCCGGGGACGTTCGCGGTGACGGCGCGCGCGCCAGCAGCGACTCCACCATCGCCAGCGTCTCGTCGACACGGTGAGCGGCCGGCGGCGGACGACCGGTGTCGACACCATCGTGTTGGTGGCCACGCATCGGATCCATCACGGCTCTCCGATCGCGCTGAGGACGTCCTCGTCGGTGGCGGCCACGAGCAGGTTGGCGTCCTGCAGCGTGAGCAACACGGTGTGCAGCGGTTCGGCGTGCTCGCGGAACTGCGACGGATACCCCGATGCCGTCGCCCTGTGGATCGACGCGTAGAAGCGATCGTCGAGCAGTGGCAGCGTCGGAGAGAACATGAGCGGCTTGTCGCGGTGCAGCAGCAGGTGCAGATAGATCGACCTGTCGTTGACCGCTTCCCTGAGCGGCTGGAGCTCTTCGCGGATCGCCCAGTTGGACACGGCGTCGAGGGCCTTGCGCACCTGCTCGTAAGGCTCGGCGTAGTTCATGTCCTTGCGATACGTGAAGGCCACGGGGATCGGATCCTGGTCGGTGCCGAGACCTCCCGCCCGCAGGAGATCGATCACGAAGCGTCCCGCCGCACCGGCGTAGCGCTGCACCTCGTCGAGCAACACCACCGCCATCGCGTCATGCGACTGCGCGGCCGACGATCCGAGGTGCGCCATCACCTCGTCGCGCACGTGCCACAGGTCGCGCTGCAGTGCGATGCGGAAGCCATCCGTCTCGTCGAGCGCGAACGCGGCGTCGACCTCAGGGCTGATGGTGGCCGTCCGACCGTTGATCGCCTTGGTCAGCTCCAGGACCTGCGGCGTCCACGCGGCGGGGAGGCCGTGGTTCAGGCGCGTCTGCATGGCGGCGGCGAGGATCTCGCGCGCGATGCCACGGACGTCCGTCGGGCGCTCCGGCGACACCTGGTTGTGCAGGCGCAGACACGGCACATGACCCGCGTGGACCGCCGCCACGGCCAGCTCTTCGAGCAATCGTGATCCGCCGAGTTGCTTGTCCGGATCCGTATCGCTCATCGCGATGCCGAGCAGACGCCGCGTCCCGCGCGACGGTGGCGCCATCGCCTCGCGCCAGTGATCGAAGAAGCGCAATCGTCCGCAGAAGGCCGGCGGGTCGGCCTGCCGACGGAACTGGCGCACGGCCGATTCACGACGACGTGCGGCGGCCAGTTCCTCGGCGTCCACGGCGAGCGAGGCAGACGCTTCGACGAACACGACAGGCGTCGCCCAGTCGATGGTGTCCTGCGGATCGAAGCCGTGCGTGAACGCGCCGCGTCGCCCCGCCGCAGCGGACCAGGTCGGGTCGCCACGCAGGAGCGACTGATAGAACTGACGGGTGAAGAGGCGGCACGCCAGATCCGCAACCTTCCCGCCCATGCCGATCACGAGCGCTGGGCCGCCGTGCAGCCCGTCGCCCGCCACGAGTTCGGCGCCGAGCGGTGCCGTGCCCATCGCCGTCGGCAGCGCACCGGCACCGCCGCCGAACACGGGGATGCTCGCCACGCGATCGACGGGATCGGCCGCCGTCGGCGCAGGGGGCGTCGCGCTGTAGCACGCGTTCAGCACGACGACGGGCGGGTACTGCACGCGGTCGGCGGCGTCCTTCCACGACATCAACGCGAGCAACTGCGGCGCCGTGTAGTCCTGGAACGGCAGCCCGGGATCCGATGCGAGCAGGCGCAGCGCGCCACGACCATCGGCAAACCCGCCATGACAGATGAAGTGGACAACGGAGGGACGGAACTCGGTGACAGCTTGCTGCAGGCTCTCCGCCGTCGCGTCGCGCAGCACGCGCGAGTCGATGGTGAGATCGAGCGCCTGCAGCCGTCGCAGCAGCCCGAGGTACTCCGCGCCGGCCCTGATCTCCGTGTCTCCCTGCAGCGCCCCGACCACGAACAGCACGCGAGGCGTGAACACGCGCGGCATGCCGCTCGACGCGACGGCCGCGATCTCCCGGCTCATGAGCACCAGCGGTCCGGGTCGCGCGGCGAGGAAGTGCACGCCGTCGTGCATCAACTCCCACGGCAGCCGCATCAACGGCCACTCGCCGGACGGACACGCGATGCGCAGATCGATCGCCGCACCGTCGGCTCGCTCGACGATGGTGGACCAGACGGATGCACCGAGTACGAGTTCGAAGAGATAGCGTCCGAATCGGCGAGGCATCCCGTCGGACGCCTGTCCAGATGCCAGGCTGGCGTACCAGTGCCCGAGCGTGCGCGCGTCGAGCGCGTGCAGATCCGCTGCATCGGCACGGTCGACGGCAAGCGGCGCATGACACGCAGGGAACGTCAGCAGCGTGTCGTCGTCGTGCGGCAGCGGCAGGCGCGCGATCGTGCGAGTGGATCCCGGCAGCGCGACGCCTGTCGCATCCCGCACCTCACTGGTCCACGCGCCCGTCGCGTCAGGAACCAGCACGATCGCGAAGCGCACGAGCGGCGTCACCGTCATGCCCTTCAGGAGATGCGGGCGAGGAGTGCCGGCGAGCCCTCACGCTGCAGCCGTGGTGCTGCCGCGACGCGTGCGGCCGTGGCCAACGGTCCCGACCGCCTGATCGACTGCCCGCGCTTCTTCGGACGAGGCGGTGCGAGCACACGTGCGCGCACGTCAGGGTTCGTGGCAACGTGGAACAAGAGCTCGTCGCCGAATTCGGAGAGCACCGCCGGCAGTTCACCATCCGTCGTGTCGAGCAGACGCACGAGTCCGCGCCTGACGCGCTCCGGATCGACGTCCGGGTAGTACGGCAGAAAACGATCCGCGTCGTTCTGCCGGCGCGGCGCCATCGGCATCGCGCGCACGCGCAGACCCGCGGCGGGCGGTGTGGATGGCAGCGGCGCCGAGAGCAGCTTCACCGCGTCGAGGATGCCGGCACCGTGCTTGTCGGTGCGCCAGCCCGGAGGCGTGTCCACGCCGTGCGTCATCAGGACTTCCTTGAAGACGCTCGCGATCTGCCCCTTGCCGTAGCGCGTGATGAGCGCGTCTCGGCCGTGGTGCGCCAGCCACAGCGCGCACGCACCCGCCGTTGTCGCCACCGCGTACGACGTGCCCGATCCGACGTCCACGATGTCGTCGTCCTGGCCGGCATCCTTGCCCGGCCGCGCGACCCATACCGTCTCCCCGGGCGCCGTGACGTCCACTGTGTCGCCGGTGGCTGACTTGCTCCAGATGCCCTTCTGACAGTTGCACGCCGCGCACGCGATCACCTGATCGAGACGCGCGGGATACACGACCCACGGCCACACGTTCCCGGCCGCGGCGAGGACGACAACGCCCTGACTCACGGCGTACGCCACGGCGCGAGACAACGCACCCGATGGCGTCACACCGCCGAGGCTCATCGAGATGACGTGACACCCGTGATCGGACGCGTAACGGATCGCTTCTGCCAGTCTGTCGAAGCCGAGGAGCACCACGCGCGCCGTCACGCGCAGCGGGACGATGGTGGCGGCGGGCGCCACGCCGGACACGAACGTCTCGCCCGTGCCACCGGTCGAGCTCATGATCACGCTCGCCGTCGTCGTGCCGTGGCCCGGATTGCCGGGCTCGAGCGGGTCCACCGCATCCGTCTTGCGCAGGACGAAGTCGTAGCTGTCCGCAACGCGCACGCGGCCGTCCGCCCAGATCTCCGCGTGGCGCGTGTATCCGGTGTCTGGATGGCCGACCACGATGCCTTCGCCCTTGCTGCGCCCCTGTGGCGTCGGCGGCACGAGTGCCCACGCCTCCTTCACGCGGCACAACTCGATGCTCCACTCGGGATTGCCGGCCGCACACGGCAGGGGCTTGTCGGGACTGAAATCGCGCGGCCGGAATCCCGGCCTGACGACGGGCGGATCGAGCACACCCGGTGGCGGTTCGAGACCCGGCTGATCGATGGCCGGCTCCGCTTCGGCGATGTCGCGATGTCCGGCGAGCGCGCGCGCAAGCGTCCACGCCTCGCCGGCGTCGATCGCGTCGCCCGATGCCAGGGTCACGCGATAGTCCCGCGCGCCGCGTCCGAGCGGTTCGATGCGATACCCGTCGCCGATCGCCGCGCGTACCGCCGCCTCCGCGATCGACGCGGCGCGCGCATCGTCACGCTCGGTCGG from Acidobacteriota bacterium includes these protein-coding regions:
- a CDS encoding CHAT domain-containing protein, whose translation is MTVTPLVRFAIVLVPDATGAWTSEVRDATGVALPGSTRTIARLPLPHDDDTLLTFPACHAPLAVDRADAADLHALDARTLGHWYASLASGQASDGMPRRFGRYLFELVLGASVWSTIVERADGAAIDLRIACPSGEWPLMRLPWELMHDGVHFLAARPGPLVLMSREIAAVASSGMPRVFTPRVLFVVGALQGDTEIRAGAEYLGLLRRLQALDLTIDSRVLRDATAESLQQAVTEFRPSVVHFICHGGFADGRGALRLLASDPGLPFQDYTAPQLLALMSWKDAADRVQYPPVVVLNACYSATPPAPTAADPVDRVASIPVFGGGAGALPTAMGTAPLGAELVAGDGLHGGPALVIGMGGKVADLACRLFTRQFYQSLLRGDPTWSAAAGRRGAFTHGFDPQDTIDWATPVVFVEASASLAVDAEELAAARRRESAVRQFRRQADPPAFCGRLRFFDHWREAMAPPSRGTRRLLGIAMSDTDPDKQLGGSRLLEELAVAAVHAGHVPCLRLHNQVSPERPTDVRGIAREILAAAMQTRLNHGLPAAWTPQVLELTKAINGRTATISPEVDAAFALDETDGFRIALQRDLWHVRDEVMAHLGSSAAQSHDAMAVVLLDEVQRYAGAAGRFVIDLLRAGGLGTDQDPIPVAFTYRKDMNYAEPYEQVRKALDAVSNWAIREELQPLREAVNDRSIYLHLLLHRDKPLMFSPTLPLLDDRFYASIHRATASGYPSQFREHAEPLHTVLLTLQDANLLVAATDEDVLSAIGEP
- a CDS encoding S8 family serine peptidase encodes the protein MAAPSAPLAPGGGAYTAHCRAIVVLAAPTERDDARAASIAEAAVRAAIGDGYRIEPLGRGARDYRVTLASGDAIDAGEAWTLARALAGHRDIAEAEPAIDQPGLEPPPGVLDPPVVRPGFRPRDFSPDKPLPCAAGNPEWSIELCRVKEAWALVPPTPQGRSKGEGIVVGHPDTGYTRHAEIWADGRVRVADSYDFVLRKTDAVDPLEPGNPGHGTTTASVIMSSTGGTGETFVSGVAPAATIVPLRVTARVVLLGFDRLAEAIRYASDHGCHVISMSLGGVTPSGALSRAVAYAVSQGVVVLAAAGNVWPWVVYPARLDQVIACAACNCQKGIWSKSATGDTVDVTAPGETVWVARPGKDAGQDDDIVDVGSGTSYAVATTAGACALWLAHHGRDALITRYGKGQIASVFKEVLMTHGVDTPPGWRTDKHGAGILDAVKLLSAPLPSTPPAAGLRVRAMPMAPRRQNDADRFLPYYPDVDPERVRRGLVRLLDTTDGELPAVLSEFGDELLFHVATNPDVRARVLAPPRPKKRGQSIRRSGPLATAARVAAAPRLQREGSPALLARIS